From one Halosimplex rubrum genomic stretch:
- a CDS encoding outer membrane protein assembly factor BamB family protein — translation MTGPSLTRRHLLKTTAAGAAAGALGRPAAAQQADDRLVWHFETGDTIYTSPTIVDGTVFVTDGDGWLYAIDAATGEQEWKNKIGNVLQSTPTVASGLVFVGAGDAEVSALDAETGEEVWSTKVEWTFDSAPTVADGTVFAANSHERVVALDAATGEEEWEVETGDRSGSSSPTVVDGRLFVGNDDGRLYALDAETGEELWTFETLGETTASSPTVADGTVFIGSQNTALHAVDAETGEAEWFYGTGDEIFSSPTVADGTVYVGSSDDSLYAIDAETGEKAWSFETGESVNSAPTVADDTVFFGSYDEHVYAVDAETGEEAWRFRIDDKIRGGPTVVDGTLFVGGSDGHVYALDAGVDGSSDGSRVRLGTLGHHDSWANKQAEAIERDDGGAVPVVGPGFGAGGALAALAGTGYLLGRRRSTTDGE, via the coding sequence GTGACCGGACCGTCGCTCACTCGCCGGCACCTGCTGAAGACGACGGCCGCCGGGGCCGCGGCGGGCGCGCTGGGGCGGCCGGCCGCGGCGCAGCAGGCCGACGACCGACTGGTCTGGCACTTCGAAACCGGCGACACGATCTATACGAGCCCGACGATCGTGGACGGGACCGTCTTCGTCACCGACGGCGACGGCTGGCTGTACGCCATCGACGCGGCGACCGGCGAACAGGAGTGGAAGAACAAGATCGGGAACGTACTCCAGTCCACTCCGACGGTGGCCAGTGGGCTCGTCTTCGTCGGAGCGGGCGACGCCGAGGTGTCCGCGCTGGACGCGGAGACCGGCGAGGAGGTGTGGAGCACCAAAGTCGAGTGGACGTTCGACTCGGCGCCGACGGTCGCGGACGGCACCGTCTTCGCCGCGAACAGCCACGAGCGCGTCGTCGCCCTGGACGCGGCGACGGGCGAGGAGGAGTGGGAGGTCGAGACGGGCGACAGATCCGGTAGTTCGTCCCCGACGGTGGTCGACGGGCGGCTGTTCGTCGGCAACGATGACGGTAGACTGTACGCCCTGGACGCGGAGACCGGCGAGGAGCTGTGGACCTTCGAGACCCTCGGGGAAACCACGGCCTCGTCGCCGACGGTCGCGGACGGCACCGTCTTCATCGGGAGTCAGAATACCGCCCTGCACGCCGTGGACGCGGAGACAGGTGAAGCGGAGTGGTTCTACGGCACCGGGGACGAGATCTTCTCGTCGCCGACGGTCGCGGACGGCACCGTCTACGTCGGGAGTAGCGACGACAGCCTCTACGCGATCGACGCGGAGACCGGCGAGAAAGCGTGGAGCTTCGAAACCGGGGAGAGCGTCAACTCGGCGCCGACGGTGGCGGACGACACCGTCTTCTTCGGAAGTTACGACGAACACGTGTACGCGGTCGACGCGGAGACCGGCGAGGAGGCCTGGCGGTTCAGAATCGACGACAAAATACGGGGAGGGCCGACGGTGGTCGACGGCACGCTCTTCGTCGGGGGCAGCGACGGCCACGTGTACGCGCTGGACGCCGGTGTCGACGGGTCGAGCGACGGCTCCCGGGTGCGCCTGGGCACGCTGGGCCACCACGACTCGTGGGCGAACAAACAGGCCGAAGCGATAGAGCGCGACGACGGGGGCGCGGTCCCCGTCGTCGGTCCGGGATTCGGCGCCGGCGGCGCACTGGCCGCTCTGGCGGGGACCGGGTATCTGCTGGGGCGTCGCCGCTCGACGACCGACGGCGAGTGA
- a CDS encoding riboflavin synthase: protein MFTGIVEETGEIVEVEDSDAGRRLRIATTFEDLTGGQSVSVDGACLTVEEHADGEWLSVFLAAETLERTTFDSASEGQEVNLERALAADERFDGHVVQGHVDGTTEIVDIERVGEGPASGASGTSSGDASSDGDWAYTFELPAGLEQYVVEKGSVALDGISLTVATLDDAGGTFSVAIIPTTYHETTLSAKEPGDRVHVEVDVFAKYVERMLGMADRDAEAGADVAAVREALGEYR, encoded by the coding sequence ATGTTCACCGGTATCGTCGAGGAGACGGGCGAGATCGTTGAGGTAGAGGACAGCGACGCCGGTCGGCGGCTCCGGATCGCGACGACGTTCGAGGACCTGACGGGCGGCCAGAGCGTCAGCGTCGACGGGGCGTGTCTCACCGTCGAGGAGCACGCCGACGGGGAGTGGCTCTCGGTGTTCCTGGCCGCCGAGACCCTCGAACGGACGACCTTCGACTCGGCGAGCGAGGGGCAGGAAGTCAACCTCGAACGGGCGCTGGCCGCCGACGAGCGCTTCGACGGCCACGTCGTCCAGGGCCACGTCGACGGCACCACGGAGATCGTCGACATCGAGCGGGTGGGCGAGGGTCCCGCGAGCGGAGCGAGTGGGACCTCGTCGGGCGACGCGTCGTCCGACGGTGACTGGGCGTACACCTTCGAACTCCCCGCAGGACTCGAACAGTACGTCGTCGAGAAAGGGTCGGTCGCGCTGGACGGGATCAGCCTGACCGTCGCTACGCTCGACGACGCCGGCGGGACGTTCTCGGTGGCGATCATCCCGACGACCTACCACGAGACGACGCTCTCGGCGAAGGAACCCGGCGACCGCGTCCACGTCGAGGTGGACGTGTTCGCCAAGTACGTCGAGCGGATGCTCGGGATGGCCGACCGGGACGCCGAGGCCGGCGCCGACGTGGCTGCCGTGCGCGAGGCCCTCGGGGAGTACCGGTAG